From Salinirubellus salinus, the proteins below share one genomic window:
- a CDS encoding inorganic phosphate transporter has product MIDPLIGAGLLVAVFVGFNIGGSSTGVAFGPAVGSNTVSKVGAAVLMTIFALAGGWVFGREVVKTLGGDLVPQGAFDPTVTVAVLLFIGLALFLSNVVGVPASTSMTAVGAIAGLGLARGNLAIGTMSEIVVWWIVSPIAAFWVSAVVGRYFYPRLVAWFAVTQTKGSLLALDRSGTVPRPELGPNTTPRELVGTTLVVAIACYMAFSAGASNVANAVGPLVGNGTLSVEEGVLLGAGAIGLGAFTIARRTLDTVGNDLTEMPLMAALVVATVSSTLVTFLSAIGIPASFVIIATMSIVGLGWGRATRTVTISDSMRGESPRVSVGALAAESADAPTVGGDGGMPTEEPKPIGEEEDADIPAASDLFEPGTTARVIILQNAVPAVATVVAYAVFAFVL; this is encoded by the coding sequence GTGATAGACCCGCTCATCGGTGCCGGCCTCCTCGTCGCCGTGTTCGTCGGATTCAACATCGGTGGCTCGTCGACGGGCGTGGCGTTCGGGCCCGCGGTGGGGAGCAACACCGTCTCGAAGGTGGGCGCGGCCGTCCTGATGACGATATTCGCGCTGGCCGGCGGGTGGGTGTTCGGCCGCGAGGTCGTGAAGACGCTGGGTGGCGACCTCGTCCCGCAGGGGGCGTTCGACCCCACGGTCACGGTGGCGGTGTTGCTGTTCATCGGCCTCGCGCTGTTCCTCTCGAACGTGGTGGGGGTGCCGGCATCGACCTCGATGACGGCGGTGGGGGCCATCGCCGGCCTCGGGCTCGCTCGCGGGAACCTCGCCATCGGGACGATGAGCGAGATCGTCGTCTGGTGGATCGTCTCGCCCATCGCCGCGTTCTGGGTGAGCGCGGTGGTCGGTCGGTACTTCTATCCCCGGCTGGTCGCGTGGTTCGCCGTCACGCAGACGAAGGGGTCGCTGCTCGCGCTGGACCGGTCGGGGACGGTCCCCCGACCGGAACTCGGGCCGAACACGACCCCGCGCGAACTCGTCGGGACGACCCTCGTCGTCGCCATCGCGTGTTACATGGCGTTCTCGGCTGGGGCGTCGAACGTCGCCAACGCCGTCGGCCCGCTGGTGGGCAACGGCACGCTCTCGGTCGAGGAGGGGGTCCTGCTCGGTGCGGGCGCCATCGGCCTCGGCGCGTTCACCATCGCTCGCCGCACCCTCGACACGGTCGGCAACGACCTGACGGAGATGCCGCTGATGGCCGCGCTCGTCGTCGCCACCGTCTCCTCGACGCTCGTGACCTTCCTCTCGGCCATCGGCATCCCCGCGAGTTTCGTCATCATCGCGACGATGAGCATCGTCGGTCTCGGCTGGGGCCGGGCGACCCGGACGGTCACCATCTCGGACTCCATGCGGGGGGAGTCCCCGCGGGTGTCGGTCGGGGCGCTGGCGGCCGAGTCGGCCGACGCCCCCACCGTGGGTGGCGACGGCGGGATGCCCACCGAGGAGCCGAAACCCATCGGCGAGGAGGAGGACGCCGACATCCCGGCCGCCTCGGACCTGTTCGAACCCGGCACGACCGCGCGGGTCATCATCCTCCAGAACGCCGTCCCGGCGGTGGCGACCGTCGTCGCGTACGCCGTCTTCGCGTTCGTACTCTGA
- the hisA gene encoding 1-(5-phosphoribosyl)-5-[(5-phosphoribosylamino)methylideneamino]imidazole-4-carboxamide isomerase — protein sequence MFERFEVVPAVDVQEGQVVQLVGGERGTGKRYGDPVEAAERWVEAGAETLHLVDLDGAFEGERVNAPAVEAIREAVDVDLQLGGGIRTAEGARDLLDRGLSRVILGTAAVENPDVVVEISETHPGSVLVSLDAKEGEVVVSGWTQGTGLDPAEAAARYEELGAGGILFTDVDVEGQLEGVREAPVRAVVEAVSIPVVASGGVATLEDVRALKRAGASAVVVGTALYEGQFTLREAQAAADEV from the coding sequence ATGTTCGAACGGTTCGAGGTGGTCCCCGCGGTCGACGTGCAGGAGGGGCAGGTGGTCCAGCTCGTCGGCGGTGAACGAGGGACCGGCAAGCGGTACGGCGACCCGGTCGAGGCCGCCGAGCGGTGGGTCGAGGCGGGCGCCGAGACGCTCCACCTCGTCGACCTCGACGGCGCGTTCGAGGGCGAGCGCGTGAACGCACCGGCGGTCGAGGCCATCCGCGAGGCCGTGGACGTGGACCTGCAGCTCGGGGGCGGCATCCGAACCGCCGAGGGCGCCCGCGACCTGCTCGACCGGGGCCTCTCGCGGGTCATCCTCGGGACCGCCGCGGTCGAGAACCCCGACGTCGTCGTCGAGATAAGCGAGACCCACCCCGGCTCGGTGCTGGTCTCGCTGGACGCGAAGGAGGGCGAGGTGGTCGTCTCGGGCTGGACCCAGGGCACCGGTCTCGACCCCGCCGAGGCCGCCGCTCGCTACGAGGAACTGGGGGCGGGCGGCATCCTGTTCACCGACGTGGACGTGGAGGGGCAGCTGGAGGGCGTGCGCGAGGCCCCGGTCCGGGCGGTGGTCGAGGCCGTCTCGATACCGGTCGTCGCCTCGGGTGGCGTGGCGACGCTCGAGGACGTCCGGGCGCTGAAGCGGGCCGGCGCGAGTGCGGTGGTCGTCGGGACGGCGCTCTACGAGGGGCAGTTCACGCTCCGCGAGGCGCAGGCGGCCGCCGACGAGGTCTGA
- the hisB gene encoding imidazoleglycerol-phosphate dehydratase HisB gives MTDRTAAVTRETGETEIEVTLDVDGEGDATIETGVGFFDHMLTAFATHGLFDLTVRCDGDLEVDDHHTVEDVAITLGAAFDEALGEKRGIVRYADRRVPLDEAVAGVVLDISGRPYFEWSGEFSQPTIGGFTSDMARHFCESFAMHANVTLHAEVEGRNAHHEVEALFKCLTRALDDATRVDERRTDTPSTKGEL, from the coding sequence ATGACCGACCGGACGGCCGCCGTCACCCGCGAGACGGGTGAGACGGAGATCGAGGTGACCCTCGACGTCGACGGGGAGGGCGACGCGACCATCGAGACAGGCGTCGGCTTCTTCGACCACATGCTGACGGCGTTCGCCACGCACGGCCTGTTCGACCTGACCGTGCGCTGTGACGGCGACCTGGAGGTGGACGACCACCACACCGTCGAGGACGTGGCCATCACGCTGGGCGCGGCGTTCGACGAGGCGCTGGGCGAGAAGCGCGGCATCGTGCGCTACGCCGACCGCCGGGTGCCGCTGGACGAGGCGGTCGCCGGCGTCGTGCTGGACATCTCCGGGCGCCCCTACTTCGAGTGGAGCGGCGAGTTCTCACAGCCCACCATCGGGGGGTTCACGAGCGACATGGCCCGGCACTTCTGCGAGTCGTTCGCCATGCACGCGAACGTGACGCTCCACGCCGAGGTGGAGGGCCGCAACGCCCACCACGAGGTGGAGGCGCTGTTCAAGTGCCTGACCCGGGCGCTCGACGACGCCACCCGCGTCGACGAGCGACGGACCGACACCCCCAGTACGAAGGGCGAGCTCTGA
- a CDS encoding DUF7511 domain-containing protein, translating into MSTAATGDDWERTDGSALTEDGLVARVVHYESGDELTLFPAAADDVSLMSRWLTADEGSWVELDEMR; encoded by the coding sequence ATGTCCACTGCCGCGACCGGCGACGACTGGGAGCGCACCGACGGGTCGGCCCTGACGGAGGACGGACTGGTCGCACGGGTCGTCCACTACGAGTCCGGTGACGAGTTGACGCTGTTCCCGGCGGCGGCCGACGACGTCTCGCTGATGTCGCGGTGGCTCACCGCCGACGAGGGGTCGTGGGTCGAACTCGACGAGATGCGCTGA
- a CDS encoding TMEM175 family protein, with amino-acid sequence MALPFRRESSETDRMLALSDGVIAIAITLLVLEITVPEIPAGSPLSVLPDLVFAQWHEFFGFVLSFLVIGSYWVNHRRIFIHIERHDAGIVWLNLLFLLMVAFIPFASSVFATYPDQFGIMFLSGTLTLTGLTLALLWSYASRRELLEEGLGSRAVEIQAARFLASPFVFVLSILVTAFDPGLGILTWLLLIPINGVLQSRLAENLEESDGESEVEATR; translated from the coding sequence ATGGCACTCCCATTTCGTCGAGAGTCGAGCGAGACGGACCGGATGCTCGCGTTGAGCGACGGCGTCATCGCCATCGCCATCACGTTGCTGGTGCTCGAGATCACCGTCCCGGAGATACCCGCGGGGAGCCCGCTCTCGGTGCTCCCGGACCTCGTCTTCGCCCAGTGGCACGAGTTCTTCGGCTTCGTCCTGAGCTTCCTCGTCATCGGGTCGTACTGGGTCAACCACCGTCGCATCTTCATCCACATCGAGCGACACGACGCCGGGATCGTGTGGCTCAACCTCCTCTTCCTCCTCATGGTGGCGTTCATCCCGTTCGCGTCCAGTGTCTTCGCGACGTATCCGGACCAGTTCGGCATCATGTTCCTGTCCGGAACGCTCACGCTCACGGGTCTCACGCTCGCGCTCCTCTGGTCGTACGCGTCGCGGAGAGAGCTCCTCGAGGAGGGGCTCGGCTCCCGGGCCGTGGAGATCCAGGCAGCGAGGTTCCTCGCCTCCCCGTTCGTGTTCGTCCTCTCGATACTCGTCACCGCGTTCGACCCCGGTCTCGGTATCCTGACCTGGTTGCTCCTGATCCCCATCAACGGCGTGCTCCAGTCTCGCCTGGCCGAGAATCTCGAAGAGTCCGACGGCGAGTCCGAGGTCGAGGCCACCAGATGA
- a CDS encoding cold-shock protein has protein sequence MANGKVDFFNDTGGYGFITTEDADEDVFFHMEDVGGPDLEEGQDVDFDIEQAPKGPRATNVVRN, from the coding sequence ATGGCAAACGGTAAGGTTGATTTCTTCAACGACACTGGCGGCTACGGTTTCATCACGACTGAGGACGCGGACGAGGACGTTTTCTTCCACATGGAGGACGTTGGCGGCCCCGATCTCGAAGAAGGACAGGACGTCGATTTCGACATCGAACAGGCCCCCAAGGGCCCCCGCGCGACGAACGTCGTCCGCAACTAA
- a CDS encoding amino acid-binding protein: protein MFEAIMEKFADSPSQRAVVRLLLERGFSVNDEGRVVSGGIEIPNTGIAREIDVDRRVVDATTDAILEDDQLRRIFQNISAIPSLKSLAPVLDMTVLTVSVVDEAESGIVADVTGRLAERGVSIRQIISEDPEFTEEPKLYIVVSDPLPGDLINEIRAAPFVRKIELE from the coding sequence ATGTTCGAGGCGATAATGGAGAAGTTCGCCGACTCCCCCTCCCAGCGGGCGGTGGTCCGGCTCCTGCTGGAGCGGGGCTTCTCCGTCAACGACGAGGGTCGGGTGGTCTCGGGTGGCATCGAGATCCCCAACACCGGCATCGCCCGTGAGATCGACGTGGACCGCCGGGTCGTCGACGCCACCACCGACGCCATCCTCGAGGACGACCAGCTCCGGCGCATCTTCCAGAACATCTCCGCCATCCCCTCGCTGAAGAGCCTCGCGCCCGTCCTCGACATGACCGTCCTCACCGTCTCGGTGGTCGACGAGGCCGAATCGGGCATCGTCGCGGACGTGACCGGCAGACTGGCCGAGCGTGGGGTCTCCATCCGACAGATCATCAGCGAGGACCCGGAGTTCACCGAGGAGCCGAAACTCTACATCGTCGTGAGCGACCCCCTGCCGGGCGACCTCATCAACGAGATACGGGCCGCCCCGTTCGTCCGGAAGATCGAACTGGAGTAG
- a CDS encoding IMPACT family protein produces MADPSDAPDAHDDPDAYRTLAGRGRAEFVVNGSEFLGHAAPAPDVQTAEAFVASVRDEYPDATHNVPAYRVRADPFREYSSDDGEPSGSAGKPILNVLSGQDLENVVVVVTRYYGGTNLGVGGLVRAYGQAAKLAVEDAGVTTEVPHERVRIVVDYDDSGTVRGLVESTASEFDATYEARVSFDARVPTRAAAAFRDRVRSATSGRAEFGDEND; encoded by the coding sequence ATGGCCGACCCGAGCGACGCGCCCGACGCCCACGACGACCCGGACGCCTACCGCACCCTCGCCGGCCGGGGGCGCGCCGAGTTCGTCGTGAATGGGTCCGAGTTCCTCGGGCACGCCGCGCCCGCGCCGGACGTGCAGACGGCCGAGGCGTTCGTCGCGTCGGTCCGCGACGAGTACCCCGACGCCACCCACAACGTCCCCGCCTACCGGGTCCGGGCCGACCCGTTCCGCGAGTACAGTTCCGACGACGGCGAACCGTCCGGGAGCGCCGGGAAACCGATACTGAACGTCCTCTCGGGACAGGACCTCGAGAACGTCGTGGTGGTCGTCACGCGGTACTACGGCGGGACGAACCTCGGCGTCGGCGGCCTGGTCCGGGCGTACGGACAGGCCGCGAAACTGGCCGTCGAGGACGCCGGCGTGACCACCGAGGTGCCACACGAACGGGTCCGGATCGTGGTCGACTACGACGACTCGGGGACCGTCCGGGGTCTCGTCGAGTCGACCGCCAGCGAGTTCGACGCGACCTACGAGGCGCGGGTCAGTTTCGACGCGCGCGTCCCGACACGAGCCGCCGCGGCGTTCAGGGACCGCGTCCGGAGCGCCACGAGCGGTCGTGCCGAGTTCGGCGACGAGAACGATTAG